A region of Caballeronia insecticola DNA encodes the following proteins:
- a CDS encoding acyl-CoA dehydrogenase family protein has protein sequence MSIDFTLTTAQQKLQRNAREFSTEILQPLVKKADEERDTQKAFALMKGAYLECYKLGFATGFLPREYGGGGISNIDLQIVAEEITAVDPGFATVLLVNGLALMPLVWFGSEAQKKKWLVQATSDPRGEYIAGWTVSEPVDEAGGTANFDHPEARPTGIGLVAKHDKGRGEYVLNGKKYWPCNAGGWDLKGADVNVCIVRTDAEKGGRDGLSAIIVPRGTAGVSYGEPISKMGHRLCQNNSMTFKDCRVPEENIFAVGDGDLVISKAFTWSGPVAAIAAVGVARSAYEFALNWSKTRRAGGGVPLIRHQAVGYMLADIAMKIEACRAFSWKAAHYLDLFDSDGHAVGAMAKVFCGETLFTTVFKALQVMGVNALDKQHPMEKFLREAAVFPLYDAGNIGMQMRKIWGVMLDDQFDPRAIADSRRMDFQKSMESAGALVQSPSERAAR, from the coding sequence ATGTCGATCGATTTCACCCTGACTACCGCGCAACAAAAGTTGCAGCGCAACGCCCGTGAATTTTCGACGGAAATTCTTCAGCCGCTGGTGAAGAAAGCCGACGAAGAGCGCGACACGCAAAAGGCCTTTGCGTTGATGAAGGGCGCTTACCTGGAGTGTTATAAGCTCGGCTTTGCCACGGGCTTCCTGCCGCGTGAATACGGCGGCGGAGGCATCAGCAATATCGATCTGCAAATCGTCGCCGAAGAAATAACGGCAGTCGATCCCGGATTCGCAACCGTCTTGCTGGTGAACGGCTTGGCGCTCATGCCGCTCGTCTGGTTCGGCTCGGAGGCGCAAAAGAAAAAGTGGCTCGTGCAGGCAACGAGCGATCCGCGCGGTGAATATATCGCCGGATGGACTGTCAGCGAACCGGTCGATGAAGCGGGCGGCACCGCGAACTTCGATCATCCCGAAGCGCGTCCGACAGGCATCGGACTCGTCGCCAAACATGACAAGGGACGCGGCGAATATGTCCTGAACGGCAAGAAGTATTGGCCGTGCAACGCGGGAGGATGGGACCTGAAGGGCGCGGACGTGAACGTCTGCATCGTTCGCACCGATGCTGAGAAGGGCGGGCGCGACGGCCTCAGCGCGATCATCGTGCCGAGAGGAACGGCGGGCGTCAGTTATGGCGAACCCATTTCGAAGATGGGTCATCGCTTGTGCCAAAACAATTCGATGACCTTCAAGGACTGCCGCGTGCCTGAAGAAAACATCTTCGCAGTCGGCGACGGCGATCTCGTCATCAGCAAGGCATTCACGTGGTCGGGACCGGTTGCGGCCATCGCGGCTGTCGGCGTCGCGCGATCGGCTTATGAGTTCGCATTGAACTGGTCGAAGACGCGGCGCGCCGGTGGCGGCGTGCCGTTGATCCGTCATCAGGCGGTGGGCTATATGCTGGCCGATATCGCCATGAAGATCGAAGCGTGCCGCGCATTCTCATGGAAAGCCGCGCATTATCTGGATCTGTTCGATTCGGACGGACATGCCGTCGGCGCCATGGCGAAGGTCTTTTGCGGAGAGACCTTGTTCACGACGGTCTTTAAGGCGCTTCAGGTGATGGGCGTCAACGCACTCGACAAGCAGCATCCAATGGAAAAGTTCTTGCGCGAAGCCGCCGTCTTTCCTCTGTACGACGCGGGGAATATCGGCATGCAGATGCGCAAGATATGGGGCGTCATGCTCGATGATCAATTCGATCCGCGTGCGATTGCCGATTCGCGGCGAATGGATTTTCAGAAGTCGATGGAAAGCGCGGGGGCGTTAGTGCAGTCACCAAGCGAGCGTGCCGCGCGATAG
- a CDS encoding LysR family transcriptional regulator: protein MDRIDVMRLFIRVADTGNFSKAARAAGISQPTASKTIAGLEARLGAQLLRRSSRGLSLTDAGQSFYEGAVEIVENVDEVESRVGNGEASPSGVVRVALSPAFGRMRILPHMAQFSARYPDVCIEFTVAQRYINLIEEGIDVAIRIGPLNDSTQIARRIGSTEYLTVTSPAYADRAGIPQTVDDLADHDCIALMSRDVPRAWPFLGPAGPIEHIPQGPVRSNDAEYVRAAVIAGLGIGHNASWLYARDVDEGRLVALLEPYRPAAFPIHAVWPGSRRLPGRTRVFIEFLAELFAADPLLMIR, encoded by the coding sequence GTGGACCGTATAGATGTCATGCGACTTTTTATCCGCGTTGCCGACACCGGCAATTTTTCGAAGGCCGCGCGCGCCGCCGGCATCAGCCAGCCGACGGCCAGCAAAACCATCGCCGGCCTCGAAGCGCGGCTCGGCGCACAACTCTTGCGCCGCAGCTCGCGAGGCCTCAGTCTCACCGATGCGGGGCAGAGCTTCTACGAAGGCGCAGTCGAGATCGTCGAGAATGTCGATGAGGTCGAATCGCGCGTTGGCAACGGTGAAGCGTCGCCGTCCGGCGTGGTGCGCGTTGCCTTGTCGCCGGCATTCGGCCGCATGCGCATTCTTCCGCACATGGCGCAGTTCAGCGCGCGTTATCCCGATGTCTGCATCGAATTCACGGTGGCGCAGCGCTATATCAATCTGATCGAAGAGGGGATCGATGTCGCCATACGCATCGGTCCGCTCAACGACTCCACGCAGATCGCACGACGCATCGGCAGCACCGAATATCTCACCGTGACGTCCCCCGCGTATGCCGATCGCGCGGGCATACCGCAGACGGTGGACGATCTGGCCGATCACGATTGCATCGCGCTCATGTCCCGCGACGTTCCGCGTGCATGGCCGTTTCTCGGGCCTGCCGGGCCGATAGAACATATCCCGCAAGGACCCGTGAGGAGCAACGACGCCGAGTATGTCCGTGCCGCGGTGATCGCGGGGCTAGGCATCGGGCATAACGCGAGCTGGCTGTATGCGCGCGATGTCGATGAAGGCAGGCTCGTCGCGCTTCTCGAACCTTATCGGCCTGCGGCGTTTCCAATTCATGCAGTCTGGCCCGGAAGCCGCCGGCTGCCGGGCAGAACGCGCGTGTTCATCGAATTTCTGGCGGAGCTGTTTGCCGCCGATCCTCTTCTCATGATTCGCTGA
- a CDS encoding DUF3616 domain-containing protein yields the protein MNDIQRRISAITTCLAFALAVCAPRAFAEPVSTYRGICNASAGIDLGKGYFVVADDEMNMLFVYRYESPDYVSMIDLRDVLRDGDGKKEADLEGAARIGDRIYWIGSHSRNSEGELRPARHRLFATRIDATSATPTVKPLDAKPYDGLLKALASDKRFATLTDASTRGAEQPGGLNIEGLADTEDGGLLIGFRNPLSAKKQEAFVVKLKNPAAVVEQNAAPVFGDLVRLDLGRRGIRSIERIGAEYFIVAGPFDDGEPGAATSKFAIYKWSGVPGAAPVLWKNISPPDFHAEGLFEIGSAKQLYLLSDDGGGRSNCTRKKKPTDDKTFRGMRIDF from the coding sequence ATGAACGACATCCAAAGGCGAATCTCTGCCATCACAACGTGCCTCGCATTCGCGCTTGCCGTCTGCGCGCCGCGCGCGTTCGCCGAACCGGTCTCGACGTATCGGGGCATTTGCAATGCATCGGCGGGAATCGATCTCGGCAAGGGCTATTTCGTTGTCGCTGATGACGAGATGAACATGCTGTTCGTCTATCGCTATGAATCGCCCGACTATGTTTCGATGATCGACCTCCGGGACGTTCTGCGCGATGGCGACGGCAAGAAGGAAGCCGACCTCGAAGGCGCCGCCAGAATCGGCGACCGAATCTACTGGATCGGGTCGCACAGCCGCAATAGCGAAGGCGAGTTGAGGCCTGCGCGTCATCGCCTGTTCGCTACACGTATCGACGCCACGAGCGCGACACCCACCGTCAAGCCGCTTGATGCCAAGCCCTACGATGGCTTGCTGAAGGCGCTCGCATCGGACAAACGTTTCGCCACACTCACGGATGCCTCGACGCGAGGCGCCGAACAGCCCGGCGGGCTGAACATAGAAGGACTCGCCGATACCGAGGACGGCGGTCTGCTGATCGGCTTTCGTAACCCGCTTTCCGCAAAGAAGCAGGAAGCCTTCGTGGTGAAGCTCAAGAATCCCGCTGCGGTCGTCGAACAGAACGCAGCACCGGTCTTCGGCGATCTCGTACGTCTCGATCTGGGACGGCGCGGCATTCGCAGCATCGAACGAATTGGCGCGGAGTACTTTATCGTCGCAGGCCCGTTCGATGATGGCGAGCCGGGCGCGGCCACATCGAAGTTCGCCATCTACAAATGGAGCGGCGTGCCCGGCGCGGCTCCCGTGCTTTGGAAGAACATCAGTCCACCCGACTTCCATGCCGAAGGTCTGTTCGAAATAGGCTCGGCAAAACAGCTCTATCTCTTAAGCGACGACGGCGGCGGCCGGTCCAATTGCACACGCAAGAAGAAGCCAACGGACGACAAAACGTTTCGCGGCATGCGCATCGATTTTTGA
- a CDS encoding SDR family NAD(P)-dependent oxidoreductase: MGKLQGKVAVITGGSSGIGLATAARFVAEGAYVFITGRRQAELDRAKAIIGSNVTAVQGDIANLDDLDRLYEIVRREKGGLDIIVASAGYVEVLPTESVTPEHFDKTFGINARGTYFTVQKALPLLRDGGSVVLVASGMHIKGFPAYGVYAATKAAIRSFTRTWAAEFKSRGIRVNTLSPGLIETPIIDGQFDSKEEADGARAMFKQITPLGRIGRADEMAAAALFLASDESSYSTGIDLIADGGITQL; encoded by the coding sequence ATGGGTAAGCTTCAGGGCAAGGTCGCGGTCATTACGGGCGGAAGCAGCGGCATCGGGCTTGCGACGGCGGCGAGGTTCGTCGCGGAAGGCGCTTATGTGTTCATCACAGGACGACGTCAGGCCGAACTCGATAGGGCCAAGGCCATCATCGGATCGAACGTGACGGCTGTTCAGGGCGATATCGCGAACCTCGACGATCTCGATCGTCTCTATGAAATCGTGCGGCGCGAGAAAGGCGGGCTGGATATCATTGTCGCCAGTGCGGGCTATGTCGAGGTATTGCCCACCGAGTCGGTAACGCCCGAACATTTCGACAAGACTTTCGGCATCAACGCGCGCGGCACGTATTTCACGGTGCAAAAGGCGCTGCCGCTCTTGCGCGATGGCGGCTCGGTCGTGCTCGTGGCGTCCGGTATGCATATCAAAGGCTTTCCGGCCTATGGTGTCTATGCGGCCACGAAAGCGGCCATCCGTTCCTTCACGCGCACGTGGGCCGCGGAATTCAAGAGTCGCGGCATTCGCGTGAATACGTTGAGTCCGGGGCTGATCGAGACGCCGATCATCGACGGGCAGTTCGATTCGAAAGAAGAAGCGGATGGCGCACGCGCGATGTTCAAGCAAATCACGCCGCTCGGCCGCATTGGCCGCGCCGATGAAATGGCCGCGGCGGCGCTGTTTCTTGCGTCGGACGAGAGCAGCTATAGCACGGGCATCGACCTGATCGCGGATGGCGGCATCACGCAGCTATAA
- a CDS encoding 3-oxoacyl-ACP reductase produces the protein MRLSEQNVLVTGGARGLGAAISEALAREGASVVINYRRSEAQAKSLAERLGPRVVAIQADITDAASVARLFEEARAVSGGPVHAVVNNALADFSFDGDARPKLGDIEWTRFQQQIDGALKGALNTIQAALPAMRAAGFGRIVNVGTNLFQNPVVPYHDYTAAKAALLALTRTASNDLGPDGITVNMVSGGLLRTTDASSATPEAVFDMVAGFTPLRRVTTPAEFADAVLFFLSPWARAVTGQNLVVDGGLVKG, from the coding sequence ATGCGGCTATCCGAACAAAACGTACTCGTAACCGGCGGCGCGCGTGGCCTCGGCGCGGCAATCAGCGAAGCGCTCGCACGCGAGGGCGCGAGCGTGGTGATCAATTATCGCCGCAGCGAGGCGCAAGCGAAGTCGCTCGCCGAGCGGCTCGGGCCGCGCGTCGTGGCGATTCAGGCTGATATTACCGATGCGGCGTCGGTCGCGCGTCTCTTCGAAGAAGCCCGCGCAGTAAGCGGCGGGCCGGTGCATGCCGTGGTGAACAACGCGCTCGCCGATTTCAGCTTTGACGGCGATGCGCGTCCGAAGCTCGGCGATATCGAATGGACGCGCTTTCAGCAGCAGATCGATGGTGCGCTCAAAGGCGCGCTCAACACGATTCAGGCCGCATTGCCCGCGATGCGTGCGGCAGGCTTCGGCCGCATCGTGAATGTCGGGACCAATCTGTTTCAGAACCCGGTCGTGCCGTATCACGACTACACGGCGGCCAAGGCGGCGTTGCTTGCGTTGACGAGAACCGCATCGAACGATCTCGGGCCGGATGGCATCACGGTGAACATGGTGTCGGGTGGCCTGCTGCGCACCACCGATGCCAGCAGCGCAACGCCCGAAGCCGTGTTCGACATGGTCGCGGGATTCACGCCGTTACGTCGCGTCACGACGCCCGCCGAATTCGCCGATGCGGTGCTGTTCTTCCTCTCGCCTTGGGCGCGCGCGGTGACGGGACAAAACCTCGTCGTCGATGGAGGACTCGTCAAGGGCTGA
- a CDS encoding AraC family transcriptional regulator, translated as MNATDPVVRLHAGARERLHSSEHLGWSGFEAELVGIAAGVHRVPAMLEHRVGVHVGPPVTAHCHCDGRNLSRVQSHGDADVIPAGLDGQWSDDADCTILRISFTDEFARRTLSQLGGRHAHADIAPRFQWRDPRFQHLAWALRAELEAAHASDALYAESLCIAMIVRLAEAETTLDAKAAKGVLTRGIAMRVIDHIHAHLDTRLTLTELAHVAGLSVPHFKVLFRETFDMPVHRYVVEKRIERAKMLLLQGRLPISRIALDCGFAHASHMAHWMKRTIGMTPGDIVRNSR; from the coding sequence GTGAATGCGACCGACCCTGTGGTGAGACTTCACGCCGGTGCGCGCGAGCGCCTGCATTCGAGCGAACATTTGGGCTGGTCGGGCTTCGAAGCGGAGCTGGTCGGCATCGCGGCGGGCGTGCATCGTGTTCCGGCCATGCTTGAACATCGCGTCGGCGTGCATGTCGGCCCGCCGGTGACCGCGCATTGTCATTGCGATGGACGCAACTTGTCGCGCGTGCAATCTCACGGCGACGCCGACGTGATCCCGGCAGGCCTCGATGGTCAATGGTCCGACGACGCCGACTGCACGATCCTGCGCATCTCCTTCACCGACGAATTCGCGCGACGCACGCTGTCGCAGCTTGGCGGGCGTCACGCGCATGCGGACATCGCGCCGCGCTTTCAATGGCGCGATCCGCGCTTTCAACATCTGGCGTGGGCTCTGCGCGCGGAACTCGAAGCTGCGCACGCATCCGATGCACTTTACGCGGAGAGTCTCTGCATTGCGATGATCGTGCGTCTCGCAGAAGCCGAGACCACGCTAGACGCCAAAGCCGCCAAAGGCGTGTTGACGCGCGGCATAGCGATGCGCGTGATCGACCATATTCACGCGCATCTCGATACGCGCTTGACCCTTACCGAACTCGCTCATGTCGCAGGGCTTAGCGTGCCGCATTTCAAGGTGCTGTTTCGCGAAACGTTCGATATGCCGGTGCATCGCTATGTCGTGGAGAAGCGCATCGAGCGTGCAAAGATGCTGCTGTTGCAAGGCCGTTTGCCTATCAGCAGAATCGCGCTGGATTGCGGCTTTGCGCATGCAAGCCATATGGCGCACTGGATGAAGCGCACGATCGGCATGACGCCGGGCGATATCGTCCGCAATTCCCGTTGA
- a CDS encoding acyl-CoA dehydrogenase family protein, producing MTIDFTMSAAQKAVQVKARKFAESVLAPLLADAEQELDLIVALAKRKPAYIEAYRLGIATAMLPAAYGGGGLSCLDFTIATEEISAVDPGFACTVLCNGLGLMPVIWYGTETQKRRFVGAATSDPNKQYLAAWTAAEPPGATKAGAHFDNPLSAAGIGLSATLRGDHYILKGRKKWSSAAGWDGMGADSQTVIVRTGSESGATRGLSAIVVERGTPGVKCSFADHEARRTTSNAIIEFDNAVVPVENLLPGTESNGDRVVNRNFACFGPVAAIAAAGVARAAYEVALRFAKRHTGHSLPLISRFDNVGYVLGEVATKIESARYFAWRAADYLDKHDHHGEIFGAMCKINVTETMFDCVFKCMQIVGVHSSDSEFSFNRHLHDAALLPIYDGGNMALQRRRVKGVLAHERFNPRAAMDDEPIYFQKHAEAAGLTAEMNMSGTQATS from the coding sequence ATGACAATCGACTTCACGATGTCGGCGGCTCAGAAAGCGGTGCAGGTGAAGGCACGCAAATTTGCCGAGTCGGTTCTGGCGCCGTTGCTTGCCGATGCAGAACAGGAACTCGATCTGATCGTCGCACTGGCGAAAAGAAAGCCCGCTTATATCGAAGCATATCGTCTGGGGATTGCCACGGCGATGCTTCCTGCCGCTTATGGTGGAGGAGGACTGTCTTGCCTCGACTTCACCATCGCGACCGAGGAGATATCGGCGGTCGATCCGGGTTTCGCCTGCACGGTGCTATGCAACGGACTCGGTTTGATGCCGGTGATCTGGTACGGCACCGAAACGCAAAAGCGCCGCTTCGTGGGCGCAGCGACTTCAGATCCCAACAAACAATATCTCGCGGCGTGGACCGCAGCCGAGCCGCCCGGCGCGACGAAGGCTGGCGCGCACTTCGATAATCCGCTTTCGGCCGCGGGCATAGGATTGAGCGCGACGCTTCGCGGCGATCACTACATCTTGAAAGGCCGGAAGAAATGGTCATCGGCTGCGGGATGGGACGGCATGGGCGCGGACTCGCAGACGGTCATCGTCCGAACCGGCTCCGAATCCGGCGCGACGAGAGGCTTGTCGGCAATCGTGGTGGAGCGTGGGACGCCGGGCGTCAAATGCAGCTTCGCGGATCACGAGGCGCGTCGGACGACATCGAACGCGATCATCGAATTCGACAATGCCGTCGTTCCGGTCGAGAACTTGCTGCCCGGTACGGAAAGCAATGGAGATCGGGTCGTCAATCGCAATTTCGCATGCTTCGGTCCTGTGGCGGCGATTGCCGCAGCAGGCGTGGCGCGCGCGGCTTATGAAGTCGCACTGCGATTCGCTAAGCGACACACGGGTCATTCGCTTCCATTGATTAGCCGGTTCGACAATGTGGGCTACGTGCTGGGTGAAGTTGCGACGAAGATCGAATCGGCGCGCTATTTTGCATGGCGTGCTGCCGATTATCTCGACAAGCACGATCATCACGGCGAAATCTTTGGCGCGATGTGCAAGATCAATGTCACGGAGACAATGTTCGACTGCGTGTTCAAGTGCATGCAGATCGTAGGCGTGCATAGCAGCGACAGCGAATTCAGTTTCAATCGCCATTTGCATGATGCCGCGCTCTTGCCGATTTACGATGGCGGCAACATGGCGCTACAGCGGCGCCGCGTAAAAGGTGTCCTGGCGCACGAACGATTCAACCCGCGCGCGGCCATGGACGACGAGCCCATCTATTTTCAGAAGCACGCTGAAGCAGCCGGACTGACTGCCGAAATGAACATGTCGGGCACGCAGGCGACATCTTAA
- a CDS encoding NmrA family NAD(P)-binding protein produces MYVIFGAAGKVGQTTAMELQRASQPVRAVVRDAAQGAALARIGCEVAVADLRDPPSLDRALDGAHAIQILVPLPQHDPHPADTMRATIDITARALAGHRDAHVVALSDYGAELADNIGITTLFHYFEAALRNVSTKLTLLRSAEHMQNWLRVLPLALSNGVLPSFHDPLDKRFPTISANDVGVVSARLLSDGFDARGTRIVSVEGPARVSANDVAQAIATASGRAVTALATPRDQWALTLARAGLSAQHAQLIIDLFDAHNAGRIDVQADAGERAFGTTTLNHAIAAMVASISP; encoded by the coding sequence ATGTACGTGATTTTCGGTGCGGCAGGCAAGGTCGGACAAACGACTGCGATGGAATTGCAGCGCGCGTCTCAGCCCGTGCGGGCGGTTGTCCGCGATGCGGCTCAGGGTGCTGCGCTGGCACGCATCGGTTGCGAAGTGGCGGTGGCGGATCTGCGCGACCCGCCATCGCTCGATCGCGCACTCGACGGCGCGCACGCTATCCAGATCCTCGTTCCGTTACCGCAACACGATCCTCATCCCGCCGATACGATGCGCGCAACCATCGACATAACGGCGCGCGCACTCGCCGGTCATCGCGATGCTCACGTCGTCGCGCTATCCGATTACGGTGCTGAGCTTGCGGACAACATCGGCATCACGACGTTGTTTCATTATTTCGAAGCGGCATTGCGCAACGTATCGACGAAACTCACGTTGCTGCGCTCCGCCGAACATATGCAGAACTGGTTGCGCGTGTTGCCGCTCGCATTATCGAACGGTGTGTTGCCGAGCTTTCATGATCCACTCGACAAGCGCTTTCCGACCATCTCGGCGAACGATGTGGGCGTCGTCTCGGCGCGTCTGCTGAGTGATGGATTCGACGCTCGCGGCACACGCATCGTGAGCGTCGAAGGCCCGGCGCGCGTGAGTGCGAACGATGTCGCGCAGGCTATCGCAACGGCAAGCGGGCGAGCCGTCACCGCGCTCGCCACGCCACGCGACCAGTGGGCGCTTACGCTTGCGCGCGCGGGTTTGAGCGCACAGCATGCGCAACTGATCATCGATTTGTTCGATGCACACAATGCGGGTCGCATCGACGTTCAGGCGGATGCCGGCGAACGCGCATTCGGTACGACCACGCTTAACCACGCGATCGCAGCGATGGTCGCCTCGATCAGCCCTTGA
- a CDS encoding YciI family protein → MVDANGPHYFVAFQTPGPKWIQGVKYNEQPDFMKHVAYMTEMQERGLTVLSGPFMEKAGGLSGVLADGGMTIFKAGDRAEAEKIATDDPTVQSGMLNVEVKMLWVPFHD, encoded by the coding sequence ATGGTTGATGCAAACGGACCGCACTATTTTGTGGCGTTTCAAACGCCGGGGCCCAAGTGGATTCAGGGCGTGAAATACAACGAGCAGCCCGACTTCATGAAGCATGTGGCATATATGACCGAGATGCAGGAACGGGGTTTGACCGTGCTGAGCGGTCCCTTCATGGAGAAGGCGGGTGGTCTTTCCGGCGTGCTTGCAGACGGCGGGATGACGATTTTCAAAGCAGGCGATCGAGCGGAAGCAGAAAAAATCGCGACGGACGATCCGACGGTTCAATCGGGGATGCTCAACGTCGAAGTCAAGATGCTTTGGGTTCCGTTCCACGACTAA